The sequence below is a genomic window from Oscillospiraceae bacterium.
AAGGACCTGGTGGTGCGCTTCAAGGCGTTCTACAAGTCCGAGAAGGGCGAGGACTTCCCCTCCGACCCCAAGGTGCAGCTCATGGAGGCCGTGAAGGCCGTGTTCCGCTCCTGGGACAACCCCCGCGCCAACGTCTACCGCCGCATGAACGAGATCCCCTACGACTGGGGCACCGCCGTCAACGTGCAGTCCATGGTCTTCGGCAACTCCGGCGACAACTCCGGCACCGGCGTGGCCTTCACCCGCAACCCCGCCACCGGTGAGAAGGCCCTGTTCGGCGAGTACCTCATCAACGCCCAGGGCGAGGACGTGGTGGCCGGCGTGCGCACCCCCTCCCCCATCTCCAAGCTGCACGAGGAGATGCCCGCGGTCTACGAGCAGTTCGCGGACATCGCCAACCGCCTGGAGCAGCACTACAAGGACATGCAGGACATGGAGTTCACCATCGAGAACGGCAAGCTCTACATGCTCCAGACCCGCAACGGCAAGCGCACCGCCGCCGCCGCCCTGAAGGTGGCCGTGGACCTGGTGGACGAGGGCATGATCGACGAGAAGACCGCCGTGCTGCGCGTGGAGCCCAAGCAGCTCGACGCCCTACTGCACCCCCAGTTTGACGCCGAGGCCCTGAAGAAGGCCGCCGTCATCGGCAAGGGCCTGGCCGCCTCCCCCGGCGCCGCCTGCGGCAAGGTGGTCTTTACCGCCGAGGACGCCAAGGAGTGGCACGAGCGGGGCGAGAAGGTGGTCCTGGTCCGCCTGGAGACCTCCCCTGAGGACATCGAGGGCATGCAGGTCGCCCAGGGCATCCTGACCGTGCGCGGCGGCATGACCTCCCACGCCGCCGTGGTCGCCCGCGGCATGGGCACCTGCTGCGTGTCCGGCTGCGGCGAGATCGTGGTGGACTACGCCGCCAAGCAGTTCACCCTGGGCGGCAAGGCCTACAAGGAGGGCGACTGGATCTCCCTGGACGGCTCCACCGGCAACATCTACGGCGAGGCCGTGGCCACCGTGGCCGCCGACGTGGGCTCCGGCGATTTCGGCCGCCTGATGGGCTGGGCCGACAAGATCCGCCAGCTCCAGGTCTACACCAACGCCGACACCCCCCGCGACGCCAGGCAGGCCCGCTCCTTCGGCGCCGAGGGCATCGGCCTGTGCCGCACCGAGCACATGTTCTTTGAGGGCGAGCGCATCAAGGCCATGCGGGAGATGATCCTGGCCGAGAACACCGAGGACCGCAAGAAGGCCCTGGCCAAGATCATGCCCTATCAGCAGGGCGACTTCGAGGGCCTGTACGAGGCCATGGAGGGCTGCCCCGTCGTCATCCGCTACCTGGATCCCCCCCTGCACGAGTTCCTGCCCACCAAGGAGGAGGACATCCAGGAGATCGCCGGCGAGCTGGGCATCACCGCCGAGAAGATCCACAACGTCATCGACAGCCTGCATGAGTTTAACCCCATGATGGGCCACCGCGGCTGCCGTCTGGCCGTCTCCTACCCGGAGATCGCCGAGATGCAGACCACCGCCGTCATCAACGCCGCCATCGCGGTCACCAAGAAGGGCCAGTACAAGATTGAGCCCCAGATCATGATCCCCCTGGTGGGCGAGGTCAAGGAGCTCAAGTACGTCAAGGACGTGGTGGTCGCCACCGCCGACAAGCTCATCAAGGAGGCCGGCGTCGACATGAAGTACGAGGTCGGCACCATGATCGAGATCCCCCGCGCCGCCCTCACCGCCGACGAGATCGCCACCGAGGCCGAGTTCTTCTCCTTCGGCACCAACGACCTGACCCAGATGACCTTCGGCTTCAGCCGCGACGACGCGGGCAAGTTCCTGAGCTACTACTACGACACCAAGATCTACGAGTCCGACCCGTTTGCCCACCT
It includes:
- the ppdK gene encoding pyruvate, phosphate dikinase, yielding MANHKYVYQFAEGNGSMRELLGGKGANLAEMTNLGMPVPQGFTVTTEACTQYYEDGRTINPDIEAEIYANLAKMEEICGKKFADPENPLLVSVRSGARASMPGMMDTILNLGLNDVVVEGLAKFTNNPRFAYDSYRRFIQMFSDVVMELSKKRFEEIIDAKKAEKGVTQDTELDTEDLKDLVVRFKAFYKSEKGEDFPSDPKVQLMEAVKAVFRSWDNPRANVYRRMNEIPYDWGTAVNVQSMVFGNSGDNSGTGVAFTRNPATGEKALFGEYLINAQGEDVVAGVRTPSPISKLHEEMPAVYEQFADIANRLEQHYKDMQDMEFTIENGKLYMLQTRNGKRTAAAALKVAVDLVDEGMIDEKTAVLRVEPKQLDALLHPQFDAEALKKAAVIGKGLAASPGAACGKVVFTAEDAKEWHERGEKVVLVRLETSPEDIEGMQVAQGILTVRGGMTSHAAVVARGMGTCCVSGCGEIVVDYAAKQFTLGGKAYKEGDWISLDGSTGNIYGEAVATVAADVGSGDFGRLMGWADKIRQLQVYTNADTPRDARQARSFGAEGIGLCRTEHMFFEGERIKAMREMILAENTEDRKKALAKIMPYQQGDFEGLYEAMEGCPVVIRYLDPPLHEFLPTKEEDIQEIAGELGITAEKIHNVIDSLHEFNPMMGHRGCRLAVSYPEIAEMQTTAVINAAIAVTKKGQYKIEPQIMIPLVGEVKELKYVKDVVVATADKLIKEAGVDMKYEVGTMIEIPRAALTADEIATEAEFFSFGTNDLTQMTFGFSRDDAGKFLSYYYDTKIYESDPFAHLDQKGVGKLVKMAVELGRKTRPEIHLGICGEHGGDPTSVEFCHGVGLNYVSCSPFRVPIARLAAAQAAIKNPR